In Oryza brachyantha chromosome 1, ObraRS2, whole genome shotgun sequence, the following are encoded in one genomic region:
- the LOC102705871 gene encoding calcium-dependent protein kinase 3 has product MGNCCRSPAAAAREDVKSSHFPASAGKKKPHQALNGGAGGGGVGGGGGGAGQKRLPVLGEEGCELIGGIDDKYALDRELGRGEFGVTYLCMDRDTKELLACKSISKRKLRTAVDVEDVRREVAIMRHLPKSASIVSLREACEDEGAVHLVMELCEGGELFDRIVARGHYTERAAANVTRTIVEVVQLCHRHGVIHRDLKPENFLFANKKENSPLKAIDFGLSIFFKPGEKFSEIVGSPYYMAPEVLKRNYGPEIDIWSAGVILYILLCGVPPFWAETEQGVAQAILRGNIDFKREPWPNVSENAKDLVRRMLEPDPKLRLTAKQVLEHPWLQNAKKAPNVPLGDIVKSRLKQFSRMNRFKRRALRVIADHLSAEEVEDIKEMFKAMDTDNNGIVSYEELKSGIAKFGSHLAESEVQMLIEAVDTNGKGALDYGEFLAVSLHLQRMANDEHLRRAFLFFDKDGNGYIEPEELREALVDDGAGDSMEVVNDILQEVDTDKDGKISYDEFVAMMKTGTDWRKASRHYSRGRFNSLSMKLIKDGSVKLGNE; this is encoded by the exons ATGGGGAACTgctgccgctcgccggccgcggcggcgcgggaggacGTCAAGTCGTCGCACTTCCCCGCATCGGCCGGGAAGAAGAAGCCCCACCAGGCGCTgaacggcggcgcggggggaggtggtgttggtggtggcggcggcggcgcggggcagAAGCGGCTGCCCGTGCTCGGGGAGGAGGGGTGCGAGCTGATCGGAGGGATCGACGACAAGTACGCGCTGGACCGGGAGCTCGGGCGGGGGGAGTTCGGGGTGACGTACCTGTGCATGGATCGGGACACCAAGGAGCTTCTCGCCTGCAAGTCCATCTCCAAGCGGAAGCTGAGGACGGCGGTCGACGTGGAGGACGTGCGCCGGGAGGTCGCCATCATGCGCCACCTGCCCAAGAGCGCCAGCATCGTGTCGCTGCGGGAGGCGTGCGAGGACGAGGGCGCCGTGCACCTCGTCATGGAGCTCTGCGAAGGCGGCGAGCTCTTCGACCGCATCGTCGCGCGGGGCCACTACAcggagcgcgccgccgccaatgtCACCCGCACCATCGTCGAGGTCGTTCAGCTCTGCCACCGCCACGGTGTTATCCACAGGGACCTCAAGCCAGAAAACTTCCTCTTCGCCAACAAGAAGGAGAACTCGCCGCTCAAGGCCATCGATTTCGGGCTGTCCATCTTCTTCAAGCCTG GTGAGAAGTTTTCTGAAATTGTTGGAAGCCCATATTACATGGCTCCGGAAGTATTGAAGAGAAACTATGGACCGGAAATAGATATCTGGAGTGCAGGAGTTAtcctatatattttgttatgtgGAGTTCCTCCATTTTGGGCTG AGACTGAGCAAGGGGTGGCACAAGCTATTCTCCGTGGAAATATCGATTTCAAGCGGGAACCATGGCCAAATGTTTCAGAAAATGCTAAAGATTTGGTTCGGCGCATGTTGGAGCCTGATCCAAAACTCAGGTTAACTGCAAAGCAGGTTCTCG AGCATCCTTGGCTTCAAAATGCTAAGAAAGCTCCAAATGTTCCTCTTGGAGATATTGTGAAGTCAAGGCTCAAACAATTTTCTAGAATGAATAGATTCAAAAGAAGAGCTTTAAGG GTCATTGCTGATCATTTGTCTGCTGAGGAAGTTGAGGACATAAAGGAGATGTTCAAGGCAATGGACACTGATAATAATGGCATTGTATCTTATGAAGAATTAAAGAGTGGGATAGCAAAATTTGGTTCTCATCTGGCAGAATCAGAAGTGCAGATGCTCATCGAAGCT GTGGATACAAATGGGAAGGGTGCTCTAGATTATGGCGAATTTTTGGCAGTCTCTCTTCATTTGCAAAGGATGGCGAATGACGAGCACCTCAGGCGAGCCTTCCTATTTTTTGACAAGGATGGCAATGGTTACATTGAGCCTGAAGAGCTTCGAGAGGCTCTAGTGGACGATGGAGCAGGTGATAGCATGGAAGTGGTGAATGACATATTGCAAGAAGTTGACACAGATAAG GACGGCAAGATTAGCTATGACGAATTTGTAGCAATGATGAAGACGGGCACGGATTGGAGAAAGGCGTCTCGGCATTATTCTAGAGGAAGATTCAACAGCCTCAGCATGAAGCTTATAAAGGATGGGTCCGTAAAACTGGGCAATGAGTGA
- the LOC102706155 gene encoding probable 2-oxoglutarate-dependent dioxygenase At5g05600, whose amino-acid sequence MAECMQEWPEPVVRVQALAESGLAAIPRCYVKPPCDRPAAHELVAEAAADAVDEDDVVVVHDASSGNISIPVVDLGGDEGGLTEAVAAACRDWGFFQVVNHGVRPELMRAAREAWRGFFRLPLPAKQRYSNSPRTYEGYGSRLGVEKNAILDWGDYYFLHLSPEAAKSPAMYWPDNPSICKEVSEEYGGEVVGVCERVMRLLSASLGLEETRFQEAFGGAECGACLRANYYPRCPQPDLTLGLSAHSDPGVLTVLLADDHVRGLQVRRRDGHWVTVQPLPDAFIVNVGDQIQILSNSMYKSVEHRVIVNAEEERISLALFYNPRGDIPVAPAPELVTPERPSLYPPMTFDEYRVYVRKNGPKGKAQLEALKGQSVTENCQ is encoded by the exons ATGGCGGAGTGCATGCAAGAGTGGCCGGAGCCCGTGGTCCGCGTGCAGGCGCTCGCCGAGAGCGGCCTGGCCGCCATCCCGCGCTGCTACGTCAAGCCGCCGTGCGACCGCCCCGCGGCGCACGAgctggtggcggaggcggcagccgacgccgtcgacgaAGACGACGTGGTCGTCGTCCACGACGCCTCCTCGGGCAACATCAGCATTCCGGTCGTcgacctcggcggcgacgagggcggtcTCACGgaggccgtcgcggcggcgtgccGGGACTGGGGCTTCTTCCAGGTGGTGAACCACGGGGTGCGGCCGGAGCTGatgcgcgcggcgcgggaggcgTGGCGCGGCTTCTTCCGCCTGCCGCTCCCGGCGAAGCAGCGCTACTCCAACTCGCCGCGGACGTACGAGGGGTACGGGAGCCGGCTCGGCGTCGAGAAGAACGCCATCCTCGACTGGGGAGACTACTACTTCCTCCACCTCTCGCCGGAGGCCGCCAAGAGCCCGGCCATGTACTGGCCGGACAATCCTAGCATCTGCAA GGAGGTGTCGGAGGAGTATGGGGGAGAGGTGGTCGGGGTGTGCGAGCGGGTGATGAGGTTGCTGTCAGCGAGCCTGGGGCTGGAGGAGACGCGGTTCCAGGAGGCGTTCGGTGGGGCGGAGTGCGGCGCGTGCCTGCGCGCCAACTACTACCCGCGTTGCCCGCAGCCCGACCTCACGCTGGGCCTCTCCGCGCACTCCGACCCCGGCGTCCTcaccgtcctcctcgccgacgaccACGTCCGCGGCCTCCAggtgcgccgccgcgacggccacTGGGTCACCGTGCAGCCCCTCCCCGACGCCTTCATCGTCAACGTCGGCGACCAGATTCAG ATATTGAGCAACTCGATGTACAAGAGCGTGGAGCACCGGGTGATCGTGAacgccgaggaggagcgcATCTCGCTCGCACTCTTCTACAACCCGAGAGGCGACATtccggtggcgccggcgccggagctggtGACGCCGGAGCGGCCGTCTCTCTACCCTCCGATGACCTTCGACGAGTACAGGGTGTACGTCAGGAAGAATGGCCCCAAGGGCAAGGCACAGCTCGAGGCTCTCAAGGGCCAGTCCGTCACCGAAAACTGCCAATAA
- the LOC102718785 gene encoding uncharacterized protein LOC102718785 isoform X2, whose product MAAPGLDEVMAFLTDHGFESTASALRDDVLARASAAGDADSDAALDPQLPPLRLPASTSAGGGAAAEPASPGSSNDSASSSAFVSMRSSPSGMLNPYGLWSPPHSDASSSEMEFGTARQYDATDFFFQEGWLYDDHLFHSKPELDNNNGEDKEEDKFVLGVHDGSGSIEMGVLSAGDDHRHEHVGDVGCEGCAEVYTCSSPLCGCCGVGLKNEEGLEVIKDPSSTVYGRYQIIDDQTEILDECGMDGLQLKHPGDAVLECHLPRDSGEGDERSEPSVVEKELQMLSSFGTSADADAFTGPGIVWDIRDNAKVNDSIEKNMKNSSDKHLKEGYSIDPFPESADDDAFEFGDIGPLSSDARNSTVKAEEEDTKTNVDLSLANFHREYEVFELRIVHRKNRTGFEASKDFPIVINSVIAGRYYVTEYLGSAAFSKVVQAHDLQTGTDICLKIIKNDKDFFDQSLDEIKLLKFVNKYDPLDEHHVLRLYDYFYHQEHLFIVTELLRANLYEFQKYNQESGGEAYFTLPRIQSIARQCLEALVYLHHLRIIHCDLKPENILIKSYSRCEIKIIDLGSSCFLTDNLCLYVQSRSYRAPEVILGLPYDQRIDIWSLGCILAELYTGDCP is encoded by the exons atggcggcgccggggcTGGACGAGGTCATGGCGTTCCTCACCGACCACGGCTTCGAGagcaccgcctccgccctccgCGACGACGTCctcgcgcgcgcctccgccgccggggacGCCGACTCCGATGCCGCGTTAGATCCCCAGCTCCCGCCCCTCCGGTTGCCGGCGTCCACCTCCGCaggcggtggggcggcggcggagcctgCAAGCCCCGGCTCCAGCAATGATTCGGCGTCGTCCTCTGCCTTCGTCAGCATGCGCTCCTCACCCTCAG GGATGCTGAATCCGTATGGACTgtggtcgccgccgcactcGGACGCATCATCATCGGAGATGGAGTTTGGCACAGCGCGCCAGTACGACGCCACCGACTTCTTTTTCCAAGAAGGTTGGCTTTATGACGACCATCTCTTCCATAGCAAGCCGGAGCTGGACAACAACAATGGGGAAGACAAGGAGGAGGACAAGTTTGTCCTTGGTGTCCACGATGGCTCAGGGAGCATAGAAATGGGAGTGCTTAGTGCCGGTGACGATCACCGCCACGAACATGTTGGAGATGTCGGTTGTGAGGGATGCGCGGAGGTGTACACGTGTTCATCACCGCTCTGCGGATGCTGTGGCGTGGGACTGAAGAACGAGGAGGGGCTAGAGGTGATCAAGGATCCTAGCTCCACCGTGTATGGGAGGTACCAGATCATTGATGACCAGACAGAGATACTTGATGAGTGTGGCATGGATGGGCTTCAGTTGAAGCACCCTGGGGACGCTGTGCTCGAGTGTCATTTGCCAAGAGATTCTGGGGAAGGAGATGAGCGATCGGAGCCGAGTGTAGTGGAGAAGGAGCTTCAAATGCTCAGTTCATTTGGTACTAGTGCTGATGCAGATGCTTTTACAG GTCCTGGAATTGTGTGGGATATCAGAGACAATGCCAAGGTGAATGATAGCATTGAaaagaatatgaaaaatagtaGCGACAAACATCTGAAAGAAGGTTATAGCATAGACCCTTTCCCTGAGAGTGCTGATGATGATGCCTTTGAGTTTGGAGATATCGGGCCATTGAGTAGTGATGCCCGAAACTCTACTGTTAAAGCTGAGGAAGAAGACACAAAGACAAATGTTGATCTCTCTCTCGCTAATTTCCATCGAGAATATGAGGTATTTGAACTGAGAATTGTCCACCGCAAGAACAG GACCGGATTTGAAGCAAGCAAAGATTTCCCCATTGTCATAAATTCAGTTATAGCAGGAAGATATTATGTCACTGAATACCTTGGCTCAGCTGCATTCAGTAAAGTTGTGCAAGCACATGATCTTCAGACAGGAACGGATATTTGccttaaaataataaaaaatgataaggaTTTCTTTGATCAGAGTCTGGATGAAATCAAGCTTCTGAAGTTTGTGAACAAATATGATCCATTAGATGAGCATCATGTGTTGCGTCTCTATGACTATTTTTATCATCAG GAACACCTTTTTATTGTCACTGAATTACTGCGAGCAAATCTATATGAATTCCAAAAATACAATCAGGAATCTGGTGGTGAAGCATACTTCACATTGCCTAGAATACAG tcaATAGCTCGGCAATGTTTAGAAGCCTTGGTATATTTGCATCATTTGAGGATCATTCACTGTGACCTGAAGCCTGAGAATATCCTTATAAAGAGCTACAGCAGGTGCGAAATTAAGATTATTGATCTTGGAAGTAGTTGCTTCTTGACGGACAATTTATGCCTCTATGTACAATCACGGTCTTATCGAGCTCCTGAGGTCATTTTGGGCCTTCCTTATGATCAGAGGATTGATATTTGGTCTCTTGGTTGCATCCTTGCGGAACTCTACACTGGTGAT TGCCCATGA
- the LOC102718785 gene encoding dual specificity tyrosine-phosphorylation-regulated kinase 2-like isoform X1 yields the protein MAAPGLDEVMAFLTDHGFESTASALRDDVLARASAAGDADSDAALDPQLPPLRLPASTSAGGGAAAEPASPGSSNDSASSSAFVSMRSSPSGMLNPYGLWSPPHSDASSSEMEFGTARQYDATDFFFQEGWLYDDHLFHSKPELDNNNGEDKEEDKFVLGVHDGSGSIEMGVLSAGDDHRHEHVGDVGCEGCAEVYTCSSPLCGCCGVGLKNEEGLEVIKDPSSTVYGRYQIIDDQTEILDECGMDGLQLKHPGDAVLECHLPRDSGEGDERSEPSVVEKELQMLSSFGTSADADAFTGPGIVWDIRDNAKVNDSIEKNMKNSSDKHLKEGYSIDPFPESADDDAFEFGDIGPLSSDARNSTVKAEEEDTKTNVDLSLANFHREYEVFELRIVHRKNRTGFEASKDFPIVINSVIAGRYYVTEYLGSAAFSKVVQAHDLQTGTDICLKIIKNDKDFFDQSLDEIKLLKFVNKYDPLDEHHVLRLYDYFYHQEHLFIVTELLRANLYEFQKYNQESGGEAYFTLPRIQSIARQCLEALVYLHHLRIIHCDLKPENILIKSYSRCEIKIIDLGSSCFLTDNLCLYVQSRSYRAPEVILGLPYDQRIDIWSLGCILAELYTGDVLFPNEPVPMMLAQMIGIIGPIDMEMLALGEETQKYFTDDYDLFTKNEETDQFEYLIPQKSSLQRHLQCADSEFVDFLSYLLQINPRRRPTASEALQHHWLSFAY from the exons atggcggcgccggggcTGGACGAGGTCATGGCGTTCCTCACCGACCACGGCTTCGAGagcaccgcctccgccctccgCGACGACGTCctcgcgcgcgcctccgccgccggggacGCCGACTCCGATGCCGCGTTAGATCCCCAGCTCCCGCCCCTCCGGTTGCCGGCGTCCACCTCCGCaggcggtggggcggcggcggagcctgCAAGCCCCGGCTCCAGCAATGATTCGGCGTCGTCCTCTGCCTTCGTCAGCATGCGCTCCTCACCCTCAG GGATGCTGAATCCGTATGGACTgtggtcgccgccgcactcGGACGCATCATCATCGGAGATGGAGTTTGGCACAGCGCGCCAGTACGACGCCACCGACTTCTTTTTCCAAGAAGGTTGGCTTTATGACGACCATCTCTTCCATAGCAAGCCGGAGCTGGACAACAACAATGGGGAAGACAAGGAGGAGGACAAGTTTGTCCTTGGTGTCCACGATGGCTCAGGGAGCATAGAAATGGGAGTGCTTAGTGCCGGTGACGATCACCGCCACGAACATGTTGGAGATGTCGGTTGTGAGGGATGCGCGGAGGTGTACACGTGTTCATCACCGCTCTGCGGATGCTGTGGCGTGGGACTGAAGAACGAGGAGGGGCTAGAGGTGATCAAGGATCCTAGCTCCACCGTGTATGGGAGGTACCAGATCATTGATGACCAGACAGAGATACTTGATGAGTGTGGCATGGATGGGCTTCAGTTGAAGCACCCTGGGGACGCTGTGCTCGAGTGTCATTTGCCAAGAGATTCTGGGGAAGGAGATGAGCGATCGGAGCCGAGTGTAGTGGAGAAGGAGCTTCAAATGCTCAGTTCATTTGGTACTAGTGCTGATGCAGATGCTTTTACAG GTCCTGGAATTGTGTGGGATATCAGAGACAATGCCAAGGTGAATGATAGCATTGAaaagaatatgaaaaatagtaGCGACAAACATCTGAAAGAAGGTTATAGCATAGACCCTTTCCCTGAGAGTGCTGATGATGATGCCTTTGAGTTTGGAGATATCGGGCCATTGAGTAGTGATGCCCGAAACTCTACTGTTAAAGCTGAGGAAGAAGACACAAAGACAAATGTTGATCTCTCTCTCGCTAATTTCCATCGAGAATATGAGGTATTTGAACTGAGAATTGTCCACCGCAAGAACAG GACCGGATTTGAAGCAAGCAAAGATTTCCCCATTGTCATAAATTCAGTTATAGCAGGAAGATATTATGTCACTGAATACCTTGGCTCAGCTGCATTCAGTAAAGTTGTGCAAGCACATGATCTTCAGACAGGAACGGATATTTGccttaaaataataaaaaatgataaggaTTTCTTTGATCAGAGTCTGGATGAAATCAAGCTTCTGAAGTTTGTGAACAAATATGATCCATTAGATGAGCATCATGTGTTGCGTCTCTATGACTATTTTTATCATCAG GAACACCTTTTTATTGTCACTGAATTACTGCGAGCAAATCTATATGAATTCCAAAAATACAATCAGGAATCTGGTGGTGAAGCATACTTCACATTGCCTAGAATACAG tcaATAGCTCGGCAATGTTTAGAAGCCTTGGTATATTTGCATCATTTGAGGATCATTCACTGTGACCTGAAGCCTGAGAATATCCTTATAAAGAGCTACAGCAGGTGCGAAATTAAGATTATTGATCTTGGAAGTAGTTGCTTCTTGACGGACAATTTATGCCTCTATGTACAATCACGGTCTTATCGAGCTCCTGAGGTCATTTTGGGCCTTCCTTATGATCAGAGGATTGATATTTGGTCTCTTGGTTGCATCCTTGCGGAACTCTACACTGGTGAT GTATTATTTCCTAATGAACCAGTGCCCATGATGCTTGCTCAAATGATCGGGATAATTGGCCCAATTGACATGGAAATGCTTGCACTGGGAGAGGAGACACAAAAGTATTTCACCGATGATTACGACCTTTTCACCAAGAACGAG GAAACAGATCAATTCGAGTATTTGATCCCACAGAAGTCCTCTCTGCAACGTCACTTGCAATGCGCTGACTCAGAGTTTGTTGATTTTCTGTCCTATCTGCTGCAAATAAACCCCAGAAGAAGACCAACAGCAAGTGAAGCACTACAACATCATTGGCTTTCATTTGCATACTAA
- the LOC102719060 gene encoding pentatricopeptide repeat-containing protein At5g39980, chloroplastic, with product MPPIAAAATAALPSPSSSHRRLPATAKSVWVNPSLPSSHPLRRKPPEPQQQHQDHVPDLPALLAELSAARTASDLAAALSPHRPVSPRLLGTLLSRLPDARRGVALLDLLAPDLPASALLIPYNLLLRSACRAGMLRLASGLLLEMRDRGVAPDAFSYSTLLAALTRAGHLDHALTFLPLMEDDAVAPDLVLFSNLIHLALRAGDAPKALALFSRLRAAGIKPDLKAYNAAIAAYCKSGLLRDAKRLLLHDIPSDGVAPDAESYSPILAALARRGQHLAAVSLFTHMRSVAGVKPDLSVFNIVLNAYGQLDLARDADRLFWSMRRAGVTPSVVTYNTMLRVYGDAGLFGEAVHLFGLMRTAASDGGDRGGSVKPNVVTYNTMIAIYGKSLEDEKAGSLVQDMQANGIPPNAITYSTILSIWVKAGKLDRAGKLFGKLREAGTEIDPVLYQTMVVAYERAGLVSQAKRLLHELKDSEDVPKETSIKILASAGRVEEAAWLFRRAADAGEIRDTSVYRTMVDLFAKNRRHRNVVEVFDEMRKAGSLPDSETIAITMNAHGKLKEFDEAAELYRAMREEGCVFSDRVHFQMVSLLGAQKDFDALEALLGELSDDPSIDKRELYLVAAGVYERACKFDESSQIIRQIRSPNAFGANEVQTRRSSISGDRFRQDSNAVTENSRL from the coding sequence ATGCCGCCGAtcgcggccgcggccaccgccgcgctcccttcgccctcctcctcccaccgccgcctccccgccaccGCAAAATCCGTCTGGGTAAACCCCAGCCTCCCCAGCTCCCACCCCCTCCGCCGCAAGCCCCCCGAgccccagcagcagcaccaggaCCACGTGCCGGACCTCCCCGCGCTCCTCGCGGAGCTCTCCGCCGCGCGCACGGCCTCCGACCtggccgccgcgctctccccGCACCGCCCCGTCTCCCCGCGCCTCCTCGGCACGCTCCTCTCCCGCCTGCCCGacgcgcgccgcggcgtcgcGCTGCTCGACCTCCTCGCGCCGGacctccccgcctccgcgctccTCATACCGTACAACCTCCTGCTCCGCTCCGCCTGCCGCGCCGGGATGCTCCGCCTCGCGTCCGGCCTCCTCCTGGAGATGCGGGACAGGGGGGTCGCCCCCGACGCGTTCTCGTACTCCacgctcctcgccgcgctcacCCGTGCGGGACACCTCGACCACGCGCTCACCTTCCTGCCGCTCATGGAGGACGACGCCGTGGCCCCTGACCTCGTGCTCTTCTCCAACCTCATCCACCTCGCCCTCCGCGCGGGCGACGCGCCCAAGGCGCTGGCGCTCTTCTCCCGCCTCCGGGCCGCGGGGATCAAGCCCGACCTCAAGGCCTACaacgccgccatcgccgcgtaCTGCAAGTCCGGCCTGCTCCGGGACGCCAAgcggctcctcctccacgaCATTCCCTCCGACGGCGTCGCGCCCGACGCGGAGTCCTACTCCCCCATCCTCGCCGCGCTGGCGCGCCGCGGCCagcacctcgccgccgtttCGCTCTTCACCCACATGCGCTCCGTGGCGGGCGTCAAGCCCGACCTGTCGGTGTTCAACATCGTGCTCAACGCGTACGGGCAGCTCGACCTCGCGCGCGACGCGGACCGCCTGTTCTGGTCCATGCGCCGTGCTGGGGTAACCCCGAGCGTGGTGACCTACAATACCATGCTCCGCGTGTACGGCGACGCCGGGCTGTTCGGGGAAGCGGTTCACCTGTTCGGCCTCAtgcgcaccgccgcctccgatgGCGGTGATCGCGGTGGCAGCGTCAAGCCGAACGTGGTGACGTACAACACCATGATCGCCATCTACGGCAAGTCGCTGGAGGACGAGAAGGCGGGGAGCCTGGTGCAGGACATGCAAGCCAATGGCATCCCGCCCAATGCCATTACCTACTCCACCATCTTGTCCATATGGGTGAAGGCCGGGAAGCTCGACCGTGCCGGCAAGCTGTTCGGTAAGCTCCGCGAGGCCGGCACGGAGATTGACCCGGTGCTGTACCAGACGATGGTCGTCGCCTACGAGCGCGCCGGGCTTGTTTCACAGGCCAAGCGTCTGTTGCATGAGCTCAAAGACTCAGAGGACGTCCCCAAGGAGACATCCATCAAAATCTTGGCGAGTGCCGGCCGGGTGGAGGAGGCCGCGTGGCTGTTCCGCCGCGcagccgacgccggcgagatcAGGGACACATCGGTGTACCGAACGATGGTCGACTTGTTCGCAAAGAACCGGAGGCACCGGAATGTGGttgaggtgttcgacgaaatgagGAAGGCAGGCTCTCTACCGGACTCGGAGACGATTGCCATCACCATGAATGCTCATGGTAAGCTGAAGGAGTTCGACGAGGCGGCCGAGCTGTACCGGGCGATGAGGGAGGAAGGGTGCGTCTTCTCAGACAGAGTGCACTTCCAGATGGTCAGCCTGCTTGGTGCTCAGAAGGACTTCGACGCTCTGGAAGCACTGCTCGGTGAGCTTAGCGACGACCCGAGCATCGACAAGAGGGAGCTTTACCTTGTGGCTGCCGGCGTGTATGAGAGAGCATGCAAGTTTGATGAGTCGTCCCAGATTATCAGACAGATAAGAAGCCCCAATGCTTTTGGTGCCAATGAAGTTCAGACGAGAAGATCCAGTATCTCCGGCGACAGATTCAGGCAAGACAGCAATGCTGTCACTGAAAACTCAAGGCTGTAA
- the LOC102706436 gene encoding CTD small phosphatase-like protein: protein MAAAEVYSPAAAAAAQQQQRGKVAAQAWQAVVGWIGFLLQVLLQILRGTPSCAQLLSFVGFRYPLLSGPADSEQSPSVAFMPLRSEIPVDAAPAPTPPPESLQRLMVVLDLDETLVSAYESSSLPAIVRTQAVEAGLHCFDMECISTEKDVEGRQKVNHVTVFERPGLHEFLQKTSDFADLILFTAGLEGYARPLVDRIDVHNIFKLRLYRPSTVTTEYREHVKDLSCVSKDFCRVVIVDNNPFSFILQPLNGIPCVPFSAGQHNDDQLMEVIFPLLKHLSLQRDVRPALYERFHMPEWFQKHGIPQTDQTV from the exons atggcagcggcggaggtgtactcgccggccgcggcggcggcggcgcagcagcagcagcggggGAAGGTGGCGGCGCAGGCGTGGCAGGCGGTGGTGGGGTGGATCGGGTTCCTCCTCCAGGTCCTGCTCCAGATCCTCCGCGGCACCCCCTCCTGCGCCCAGCTCCTCTCCTTCGTCGGCTTCCGCTACCCGCTCCTCTCCGGGCCGGCGGACTCCGAGCAGTCGCCGTCGGTGGCCTTCATGCCACTCCGCTCCGAGATCCCGGTGGACGCGGCCCCTGCTCCGACGCCTCCACCCGAGTCCCTGCAGCGCCTCATG GTGGTGCTTGATTTGGATGAGACTTTAGTTTCTGCATATGAATCGTCCAGTCTTCCTGCTATTGTACGCACCCAAGCTGTTGAAGCTGGACTACATTGCTTTGACATGGAGTGCATATCCACTGAGAAG GATGTTGAAGGGAGACAGAAGGTTAATCATGTCACCGTTTTTGAACGTCCTGGTTTGCACGAATTCTTGCAGAAAACTAGTGATTTTGCAGATCTTATTCTCTTTACAGCAGGTTTGGAAG GTTATGCAAGACCTCTAGTTGACAGAATAGATGTCCACAACATATTCAAACTCCGTCTATATCGTCCATCAACTGTTACTAC GGAGTACAGAGAACACGTCAAAGATCTTTCTTGTGTGTCGAAAGATTTCTGTAGAGTTGTCATTGTTGATAACAATCCATTCAGTTTCATATTGCAACCATTGAATGGAATACCCTGTGTTCCGTTTTCAGCCGGACAACATAACGATGATCAG CTCATGGAAGTTATATTTCCACTTCTGAAGCATCTGTCTCTCCAGAGAGATGTTAGACCAGCGTTATATGAAAGGTTTCATATGCCAGAATGGTTCCAAAAACATGGCATCCCCCAAACTGACCAGACAGTATAA